One Channa argus isolate prfri chromosome 15, Channa argus male v1.0, whole genome shotgun sequence DNA segment encodes these proteins:
- the camsap3 gene encoding calmodulin-regulated spectrin-associated protein 3 isoform X2 produces the protein MVDSSATRKTFVVPDIKPLDLYDSTKAKICASVGWLLAKSYGSADNVPAELRDPFYCDQYEQEHLKPPVTRLLQSSELYGRTYSLLLGETGDNAHPKDYVALLQRFSERGIVPKDQDTSVTDADLQYKPIKMSAHLAVIDALMSVGAMETVSAARTYGSAELLGGASSWEDALLLWVNKLNQKLREHTEGAQNDSSQAITEPQPVQPSLRYRKDKTQPKQKPIFPVVNGVQDLSSGCAVAAVIHYYCPGLLRLEDVCMKDSLSVSEILYNLQFIREFCDSCLKSCCHLALEDMLYTPQELQLNMLSFLSELLNWFEVRRPEFVQTIDTLDGSIPATPSSLTGNSTSPSIFKKPFLPISSSVSGPLTQSTSMSHIEGVGKTWGKKPLSRPLSAVSFSIPFGLDSDVDIVMGNPVITRSVSSDQLNPAGQNRTRVPYSPPEDLSHLITKSPGPSGSQRASWSTQTPSTPRVAKENGFAANEGGELPTIEEALQIIHNEGKMEPRLHPDGAPDGFYLHSPDDPASSRHKSNLASPVPISCSAPTRSGLMYRPTGGRTRNTSECSRDDDSVLRDGSVDSDASEDLPKFQSTPTMLATGADSASSQGKEVADSGVKMTSFAERKKKQIMDSPKASDSPPQMTTWAQKSEESPSKSPQLNNEMSELGARLEEKRKAIEAQKKRIEAIFAKHRQRLGKSAFLQLKKEPREDGHEGESIDNQVNTSSIEDLSHLTLEDRLARMEEEEQREQDEQRPSVGDEGNVKGGFNLNKPVSLLQVKSGIPGEKMVAPLGDYNNAVSKLTAALSSLQSDMQRLTEQQNQLIQKKAPASSNKSWVIPASPKTSTSAPPPARVSRGSTRDLNSASSSPSPSRKIKNHTPPPKSPQVHRRAHSVPPKSPKHPQHSHPLDIKVPTLSRVLTPHQNVDRIPHLRRVNNWQSQVQTSSSFSIGDSNSLDELCLSRSTPVPTPIQTPIPAPTPRPGTDDSLSEVGSNEDHSIFSMDLETGPLRGTAKKEGLAGGGCSSGAPSECSFESDATAGMLNGKRGSLIEISLSSLRGDGDEDDQQPDPFSDSMSDQTEPETKGGVGFFFKDEQERTEVEMAQRRAALLEKQQKRTEELKRRKLEQEKEKESNKPQWMTIEGWGNKNEDRPQTPGTPPASCTPPIEGTPQRRGDFTRQEYERRHQLKLMEDLDKVLRQKPTTVRGVKKQRPKTVFRDDSVLFQSPVKGLMGTKLNKVYSHSSMNLSSMANDSGGLTVRKSPSRSHSPSRLISPGRVGAQNGEKDWENGSTISSPASIPEYTGPKLYKEPSFKSNKFIIHNAITRCCLAGKVNEPQKNKIVEEMEKSPGNHFLILFRDSSCQFRAVYTMNPEAGEMVRLTGIGPRIITPEMVESIYKYSSDRKQFTAIPSKTMSMSVDAFTIPGHFWQKRPGTPKKLGTPK, from the exons ATGGTGGACTCCTCTGCCACGAGGAAGACTTTTGTGGTCCCAGACATAAAGCCATTGGATTTGTATGACTCCACTAAAGCCAAAATATGCGCAAGTGTCGGATGGTTACTGGCAAAGTCCTACGGCAGTGCAG ATAATGTACCTGCAGAGCTGCGTGACCCCTTCTATTGTGACCAGTATGAGCAGGAGCACCTTAAACCACCAGTCACTCGCCTTCTGCAGTCCTCAGAGCTCTATGGCCGGACCTATAGCCTATTACTGGGGGAGACCGGAGACAATGCACACCCCAAAGACTACGTTGCCCTGCTCCAGCGTTTCTCTGAGAGAGGCATAGTCCCCAAAGACCAGGATACATCGGTGACTGATGCAGACCTCCAATATAAACCCATCAAAATG AGTGCTCACCTGGCAGTTATAGATGCCCTGATGTCTGTGGGTGCCATGGAGACGGTGTCTGCAGCAAGGACGTATGGTTCGGCTGAGTTGCTGGGTGGAGCCTCCAGCTGGGAGGATGCTCTGCTCCTTTGGGTTAATAAG TTAAACCAGAAGTTAAGAGAGCATACTGAAGGAGCCCAGAATGACTCATCTCAGGCCATCACAGAGCCCCAACCTGTTCAGCCGTCT CTACGCTACAGGAAGGATAAAActcaaccaaaacaaaaacccatCTTTCCAGTGGTGAATGGAGTCCAAGACTTGTCTAGTGGatgtgctgttgctgctgtcatACATTACTATTGCCCTGGCTTGCTAAGGCTTGAAG ATGTTTGTATGAAGGATTCCTTGTCTGTATCAGAGATCCTGTACAACCTGCAGTTTATTCGTGAATTTTGTGACAGCTGCCTGAAGAGCTGTTGTCACTTGGCACTAGAGGATATGCTATATACACCACAGGAGCTTCAG cTCAACATGCTGAGTTTTCTGTCTGAACTGCTTAACTGGTTTGAAGTTCGAAGGCCAGAATTTGTTCAGACAATTGACACATTAG atGGATCTATACCAGCAACACCAAGTAGCTTGACTGGTAACAG TACCTCCCCTTCTATTTTTAAGAAGCCTTTCCTCCCCATCTCCTCTTCTGTGTCAG GACCTTTGACTCAGTCTACCTCAATGTCTCATATAGAAGGAGTTGGAAAGACATGGGGCAAGAAACCTCTAAG cCGCCCCTTGTCAGCTGTATCCTTCAGCATTCCTTTTGGCCTGGACAGTGATGTTGACATTGTGATGGGCAACCCTGTGATAACGCGCTCTGTGAGCTCAGACCAACTTAACCCCGCGGGTCAAAACAGAACTCGGGTGCCCTACAGTCCCCCTGAAGACCTCAGCCATTTGATTACCAAATCCCCTGGCCCCAGTGGTTCACAGAGAGCTTCATGGTCCACCCAGACACCGAGTACTCCAAGGGTGGCAAAGGAGAATGGCTTTGCCGCAAATGAAGGAGGAGAGCTACCTACCATTGAAGAAGCACTCCAAATTATCCACAACGAGGGCAAGATGGAACCTCGTTTACACCCTGATGGTGCTCCTGAtggcttctacctccactctccTGATGACCCTGCTAGTTCAAGACATAAGAGCAACCTAGCATCACCCGTTCCCATTAGCTGTTCTGCCCCTACACGCTCAGGATTGATGTACCGGCCCACTGGAGGTCGCACAAGGAACACTTCTGAATGTTCACGAGATGATGACTCTGTCTTGAGGGATGGTAGTGTAGATTCAGATGCATCTGAAGATCTGCCTAAGTTCCAGTCCACTCCAACAATGCTGGCTACTGGTGCAGACTCTGCTAGCAGCCAAGGCAAAGAGGTGGCTgatagtggtgtgaaaatgacCAGCTTTGCAGAACGCAAAAAGAAGCAGATTATGGATTCTCCAAAAGCCAGCGATTCTCCTCCTCAGATGACCACTTGGGCACAAAAGTCTGAGGAAAGCCCCAGCAAGAGCCCACAACTAAACAATGAGATGTCAGAGCTGGGAGCTCGGCTGGAAGAAAAGCGCAAAGCAATTGAAGCCCAGAAGAAACGTATTGAAGCAATTTTTGCTAAGCATCGGCAAAGACTAGGGAAGAGTGCCTTTCTGCAGTTAAAAAAGGAACCACGTGAGGATGGACATGAGGGGGAAAGCATAGATAACCAGGTCAACACTTCATCCATAGAAGATCTCTCTCACTTGACACTTGAAGATAGACTAGCTCgaatggaggaggaagagcagcgGGAGCAAGATGAGCAGCGACCTTCAGTGGGGGATGAGGGTAATGTCAAAGGAGGATTTAATCTCAACAAACCGGTCAGTCTTTTACAAGTAAAATCAGGTATACCAGGTGAAAAAATGGTAGCTCCACTAGGGGACTATAATAATGCTGTATCAAAGCTGACTGCAGCACTAAGCTCTCTGCAGAGTGACATGCAGCGACTGACTGAGCAGCAGAACCAGTTAATCCAAAAGAAAGCTCCAGCTTCTAGCAACAAATCCTGGGTTATTCCAGCAAGCCCCAAAACCTCCAcctcagctcctcctcctgcacGTGTATCTCGAGGAAGTACCCGAGATTTAAATTCTGCTTCCTCCTCTCCGTCTCCTTCTCGCAAAATCAAAAACCACACCCCTCCTCCTAAGTCCCCTCAAGTTCATCGTCGAGCGCATTCTGTGCCACCTAAAAGCCCCAAACATCCCCAACACAGTCATCCCTTGGACATTAAGGTCCCAACTCTGTCCAGGGTTCTCACCCCACATCAAAATGTAGACCGCATTCCCCACCTTCGGCGTGTAAATAACTGGCAATCCCAAGTTCAGACCTCATCCTCATTTTCCATTGGTGACTCTAACAGCCTAGATGAGCTGTGCTTATCTAGGTCAACGCCTGTCCCCACACCAATTCAGACCCCTATTCCAGCTCCAACTCCTCGTCCAGGTACAGATGACTCGTTGTCAGAGGTGGGGTCTAATGAAGATCATAGTATATTTAGCATGGATTTGGAGACAGGGCCTTTACGTGGTACAGCTAAAAAGGAAGGGCTAGCCGGTGGCGGATGCAGCTCTGGTGCTCCATCAGAGTGCTCCTTTGAGAGTGATGCCACTGCAGGGATGTTGAATGGGAAACGAGGTAGTCTGATAGAGATCTCGCTGTCATCCCTGCgaggagatggagatgaggaTGACCAACAACCTGACCCCTTCTCTGACTCAATGAGTGACCAGACAGAGCCAGAGACAAAAGGAGGCGTTGGCTTCTTTTTCAAG GATGAACAGGAGCGAACAGAGGTTGAGATGGCCCAGCGAAGAGCAGCTTTGCtggagaaacagcagaaaaggacagaagagCTGAAAAGGCGCAAACTTgagcaggaaaaagaaaaagaatcaaa CAAGCCTCAGTGGATGACCATTGAGGGATGGGGGAATAAGAATGAGGACAGACCTCAGACCCCAGGGACCCCTCCAGCATCATGCACCCCACCAATAGAGGGGACTCCACAGCGCAGAGGAGACTTCACTAGGCAGGAGTATGAACGGAGACACCAGCTGAAACTCATGGAAGACTTAGACAAGGTGCTGAGGCAGAAACCCACCACGGTTCGAGGcgtcaagaagcagagacctAAGACTGTGTTCAGAGATGACTCCGTCCTCTTTCAAAGCCCTGTCAAGGGTTTGATgg GCACCAAGCTGAACAAAGTGTATTCTCACTCATCCATGAATCTATCCTCGATGGCTAACGACTCTGGAGGCCTGACAGTCAGAAAGTCTCCCAG TCGTTCACACTCTCCTTCACGATTAATATCACCCGGACGAGTGGGAGCTCAGAATGGAGAAAAGGACTGGGAGAATGGCTCCACTATTTCCTCCCCAGCCTCCATCCCTGAATACACAG GACCAAAGTTGTATAAGGAGCCAAGCTTTAAGTCCAACAAGTTCATCATCCATAATGCCATCACTCGCTGCTGCCTGGCCGGCAAGGTCAATgaaccacaaaaaaacaagattgTAGAG gAAATGGAGAAAAGCCCAGGCAATCACTTTCTCATTCTCTTCAGAGATTCCAGCTGCCAATTCCGAGCAGTTTACACCATGAACCCTGAAGCTGGGGAGATGGTACGACTCACTGGTATTGGCCCCCGCATCATCACACCTGAGATGGTAGAGTCCATTTACAAGTACAGTTCTGACCGCAAGCAGTTCACCGCCATCCCGTCCAAAACCATGTCAATGAGTGTCGATGCCTTTACCATCCCTGGTCACTTTTGGCAAAAGCGCCCAGGAACTCCGAAGAAGCTTGGCACCCCCAAATAA
- the camsap3 gene encoding calmodulin-regulated spectrin-associated protein 3 isoform X3 translates to MVDSSATRKTFVVPDIKPLDLYDSTKAKICASVGWLLAKSYGSADNVPAELRDPFYCDQYEQEHLKPPVTRLLQSSELYGRTYSLLLGETGDNAHPKDYVALLQRFSERGIVPKDQDTSVTDADLQYKPIKMSAHLAVIDALMSVGAMETVSAARTYGSAELLGGASSWEDALLLWVNKLNQKLREHTEGAQNDSSQAITEPQPVQPSCPNRWYWKLVPLRYRKDKTQPKQKPIFPVVNGVQDLSSGCAVAAVIHYYCPGLLRLEDVCMKDSLSVSEILYNLQFIREFCDSCLKSCCHLALEDMLYTPQELQLNMLSFLSELLNWFEVRRPEFVQTIDTLDGSIPATPSSLTGNSTSPSIFKKPFLPISSSVSEGVGKTWGKKPLSRPLSAVSFSIPFGLDSDVDIVMGNPVITRSVSSDQLNPAGQNRTRVPYSPPEDLSHLITKSPGPSGSQRASWSTQTPSTPRVAKENGFAANEGGELPTIEEALQIIHNEGKMEPRLHPDGAPDGFYLHSPDDPASSRHKSNLASPVPISCSAPTRSGLMYRPTGGRTRNTSECSRDDDSVLRDGSVDSDASEDLPKFQSTPTMLATGADSASSQGKEVADSGVKMTSFAERKKKQIMDSPKASDSPPQMTTWAQKSEESPSKSPQLNNEMSELGARLEEKRKAIEAQKKRIEAIFAKHRQRLGKSAFLQLKKEPREDGHEGESIDNQVNTSSIEDLSHLTLEDRLARMEEEEQREQDEQRPSVGDEGNVKGGFNLNKPVSLLQVKSGIPGEKMVAPLGDYNNAVSKLTAALSSLQSDMQRLTEQQNQLIQKKAPASSNKSWVIPASPKTSTSAPPPARVSRGSTRDLNSASSSPSPSRKIKNHTPPPKSPQVHRRAHSVPPKSPKHPQHSHPLDIKVPTLSRVLTPHQNVDRIPHLRRVNNWQSQVQTSSSFSIGDSNSLDELCLSRSTPVPTPIQTPIPAPTPRPGTDDSLSEVGSNEDHSIFSMDLETGPLRGTAKKEGLAGGGCSSGAPSECSFESDATAGMLNGKRGSLIEISLSSLRGDGDEDDQQPDPFSDSMSDQTEPETKGGVGFFFKDEQERTEVEMAQRRAALLEKQQKRTEELKRRKLEQEKEKESNKPQWMTIEGWGNKNEDRPQTPGTPPASCTPPIEGTPQRRGDFTRQEYERRHQLKLMEDLDKVLRQKPTTVRGVKKQRPKTVFRDDSVLFQSPVKGLMGTKLNKVYSHSSMNLSSMANDSGGLTVRKSPSRSHSPSRLISPGRVGAQNGEKDWENGSTISSPASIPEYTGPKLYKEPSFKSNKFIIHNAITRCCLAGKVNEPQKNKIVEEMEKSPGNHFLILFRDSSCQFRAVYTMNPEAGEMVRLTGIGPRIITPEMVESIYKYSSDRKQFTAIPSKTMSMSVDAFTIPGHFWQKRPGTPKKLGTPK, encoded by the exons ATGGTGGACTCCTCTGCCACGAGGAAGACTTTTGTGGTCCCAGACATAAAGCCATTGGATTTGTATGACTCCACTAAAGCCAAAATATGCGCAAGTGTCGGATGGTTACTGGCAAAGTCCTACGGCAGTGCAG ATAATGTACCTGCAGAGCTGCGTGACCCCTTCTATTGTGACCAGTATGAGCAGGAGCACCTTAAACCACCAGTCACTCGCCTTCTGCAGTCCTCAGAGCTCTATGGCCGGACCTATAGCCTATTACTGGGGGAGACCGGAGACAATGCACACCCCAAAGACTACGTTGCCCTGCTCCAGCGTTTCTCTGAGAGAGGCATAGTCCCCAAAGACCAGGATACATCGGTGACTGATGCAGACCTCCAATATAAACCCATCAAAATG AGTGCTCACCTGGCAGTTATAGATGCCCTGATGTCTGTGGGTGCCATGGAGACGGTGTCTGCAGCAAGGACGTATGGTTCGGCTGAGTTGCTGGGTGGAGCCTCCAGCTGGGAGGATGCTCTGCTCCTTTGGGTTAATAAG TTAAACCAGAAGTTAAGAGAGCATACTGAAGGAGCCCAGAATGACTCATCTCAGGCCATCACAGAGCCCCAACCTGTTCAGCCGTCT TGTCCTAATCGCTGGTACTGGAAACTTGTTCCT CTACGCTACAGGAAGGATAAAActcaaccaaaacaaaaacccatCTTTCCAGTGGTGAATGGAGTCCAAGACTTGTCTAGTGGatgtgctgttgctgctgtcatACATTACTATTGCCCTGGCTTGCTAAGGCTTGAAG ATGTTTGTATGAAGGATTCCTTGTCTGTATCAGAGATCCTGTACAACCTGCAGTTTATTCGTGAATTTTGTGACAGCTGCCTGAAGAGCTGTTGTCACTTGGCACTAGAGGATATGCTATATACACCACAGGAGCTTCAG cTCAACATGCTGAGTTTTCTGTCTGAACTGCTTAACTGGTTTGAAGTTCGAAGGCCAGAATTTGTTCAGACAATTGACACATTAG atGGATCTATACCAGCAACACCAAGTAGCTTGACTGGTAACAG TACCTCCCCTTCTATTTTTAAGAAGCCTTTCCTCCCCATCTCCTCTTCTGTGTCAG AAGGAGTTGGAAAGACATGGGGCAAGAAACCTCTAAG cCGCCCCTTGTCAGCTGTATCCTTCAGCATTCCTTTTGGCCTGGACAGTGATGTTGACATTGTGATGGGCAACCCTGTGATAACGCGCTCTGTGAGCTCAGACCAACTTAACCCCGCGGGTCAAAACAGAACTCGGGTGCCCTACAGTCCCCCTGAAGACCTCAGCCATTTGATTACCAAATCCCCTGGCCCCAGTGGTTCACAGAGAGCTTCATGGTCCACCCAGACACCGAGTACTCCAAGGGTGGCAAAGGAGAATGGCTTTGCCGCAAATGAAGGAGGAGAGCTACCTACCATTGAAGAAGCACTCCAAATTATCCACAACGAGGGCAAGATGGAACCTCGTTTACACCCTGATGGTGCTCCTGAtggcttctacctccactctccTGATGACCCTGCTAGTTCAAGACATAAGAGCAACCTAGCATCACCCGTTCCCATTAGCTGTTCTGCCCCTACACGCTCAGGATTGATGTACCGGCCCACTGGAGGTCGCACAAGGAACACTTCTGAATGTTCACGAGATGATGACTCTGTCTTGAGGGATGGTAGTGTAGATTCAGATGCATCTGAAGATCTGCCTAAGTTCCAGTCCACTCCAACAATGCTGGCTACTGGTGCAGACTCTGCTAGCAGCCAAGGCAAAGAGGTGGCTgatagtggtgtgaaaatgacCAGCTTTGCAGAACGCAAAAAGAAGCAGATTATGGATTCTCCAAAAGCCAGCGATTCTCCTCCTCAGATGACCACTTGGGCACAAAAGTCTGAGGAAAGCCCCAGCAAGAGCCCACAACTAAACAATGAGATGTCAGAGCTGGGAGCTCGGCTGGAAGAAAAGCGCAAAGCAATTGAAGCCCAGAAGAAACGTATTGAAGCAATTTTTGCTAAGCATCGGCAAAGACTAGGGAAGAGTGCCTTTCTGCAGTTAAAAAAGGAACCACGTGAGGATGGACATGAGGGGGAAAGCATAGATAACCAGGTCAACACTTCATCCATAGAAGATCTCTCTCACTTGACACTTGAAGATAGACTAGCTCgaatggaggaggaagagcagcgGGAGCAAGATGAGCAGCGACCTTCAGTGGGGGATGAGGGTAATGTCAAAGGAGGATTTAATCTCAACAAACCGGTCAGTCTTTTACAAGTAAAATCAGGTATACCAGGTGAAAAAATGGTAGCTCCACTAGGGGACTATAATAATGCTGTATCAAAGCTGACTGCAGCACTAAGCTCTCTGCAGAGTGACATGCAGCGACTGACTGAGCAGCAGAACCAGTTAATCCAAAAGAAAGCTCCAGCTTCTAGCAACAAATCCTGGGTTATTCCAGCAAGCCCCAAAACCTCCAcctcagctcctcctcctgcacGTGTATCTCGAGGAAGTACCCGAGATTTAAATTCTGCTTCCTCCTCTCCGTCTCCTTCTCGCAAAATCAAAAACCACACCCCTCCTCCTAAGTCCCCTCAAGTTCATCGTCGAGCGCATTCTGTGCCACCTAAAAGCCCCAAACATCCCCAACACAGTCATCCCTTGGACATTAAGGTCCCAACTCTGTCCAGGGTTCTCACCCCACATCAAAATGTAGACCGCATTCCCCACCTTCGGCGTGTAAATAACTGGCAATCCCAAGTTCAGACCTCATCCTCATTTTCCATTGGTGACTCTAACAGCCTAGATGAGCTGTGCTTATCTAGGTCAACGCCTGTCCCCACACCAATTCAGACCCCTATTCCAGCTCCAACTCCTCGTCCAGGTACAGATGACTCGTTGTCAGAGGTGGGGTCTAATGAAGATCATAGTATATTTAGCATGGATTTGGAGACAGGGCCTTTACGTGGTACAGCTAAAAAGGAAGGGCTAGCCGGTGGCGGATGCAGCTCTGGTGCTCCATCAGAGTGCTCCTTTGAGAGTGATGCCACTGCAGGGATGTTGAATGGGAAACGAGGTAGTCTGATAGAGATCTCGCTGTCATCCCTGCgaggagatggagatgaggaTGACCAACAACCTGACCCCTTCTCTGACTCAATGAGTGACCAGACAGAGCCAGAGACAAAAGGAGGCGTTGGCTTCTTTTTCAAG GATGAACAGGAGCGAACAGAGGTTGAGATGGCCCAGCGAAGAGCAGCTTTGCtggagaaacagcagaaaaggacagaagagCTGAAAAGGCGCAAACTTgagcaggaaaaagaaaaagaatcaaa CAAGCCTCAGTGGATGACCATTGAGGGATGGGGGAATAAGAATGAGGACAGACCTCAGACCCCAGGGACCCCTCCAGCATCATGCACCCCACCAATAGAGGGGACTCCACAGCGCAGAGGAGACTTCACTAGGCAGGAGTATGAACGGAGACACCAGCTGAAACTCATGGAAGACTTAGACAAGGTGCTGAGGCAGAAACCCACCACGGTTCGAGGcgtcaagaagcagagacctAAGACTGTGTTCAGAGATGACTCCGTCCTCTTTCAAAGCCCTGTCAAGGGTTTGATgg GCACCAAGCTGAACAAAGTGTATTCTCACTCATCCATGAATCTATCCTCGATGGCTAACGACTCTGGAGGCCTGACAGTCAGAAAGTCTCCCAG TCGTTCACACTCTCCTTCACGATTAATATCACCCGGACGAGTGGGAGCTCAGAATGGAGAAAAGGACTGGGAGAATGGCTCCACTATTTCCTCCCCAGCCTCCATCCCTGAATACACAG GACCAAAGTTGTATAAGGAGCCAAGCTTTAAGTCCAACAAGTTCATCATCCATAATGCCATCACTCGCTGCTGCCTGGCCGGCAAGGTCAATgaaccacaaaaaaacaagattgTAGAG gAAATGGAGAAAAGCCCAGGCAATCACTTTCTCATTCTCTTCAGAGATTCCAGCTGCCAATTCCGAGCAGTTTACACCATGAACCCTGAAGCTGGGGAGATGGTACGACTCACTGGTATTGGCCCCCGCATCATCACACCTGAGATGGTAGAGTCCATTTACAAGTACAGTTCTGACCGCAAGCAGTTCACCGCCATCCCGTCCAAAACCATGTCAATGAGTGTCGATGCCTTTACCATCCCTGGTCACTTTTGGCAAAAGCGCCCAGGAACTCCGAAGAAGCTTGGCACCCCCAAATAA